In a genomic window of Streptomyces roseoviridis:
- a CDS encoding dihydrodipicolinate synthase family protein: MAGDDAFVSPLLALGASGGILASAHLATDRFAALADAWRAGDTSRARALGHRLARLSTRLFAEPNPAVVKGVLHARGRIPTPDVRLPLLPASEEAVAAALRELAEAESQAASATESTAG; this comes from the coding sequence ATGGCGGGCGACGACGCCTTCGTCTCGCCGCTGCTCGCCCTCGGCGCCTCCGGCGGCATCCTCGCCTCCGCGCACCTGGCCACCGACCGCTTCGCCGCGCTCGCCGACGCCTGGCGCGCGGGCGACACCTCCCGCGCCCGCGCCCTCGGACACCGCCTCGCCCGCCTCTCGACGCGCCTGTTCGCCGAACCCAACCCGGCCGTCGTCAAGGGAGTCCTGCACGCCCGGGGCCGCATTCCCACCCCGGACGTACGGCTCCCGCTGCTCCCGGCCTCCGAGGAGGCGGTGGCGGCGGCACTGAGGGAACTGGCCGAGGCCGAGTCGCAGGCCGCGTCGGCGACCGAGTCGACGGCCGGCTGA
- a CDS encoding aminoglycoside phosphotransferase family protein, with protein sequence MGSDTPTTTVDRGRFAHAVTPWEEAAWREAALDWAERQLARHGLRATGVREVRVRPWSVIIRFPTGPGERDAAWFKAGAPSNAFEAGLGHALARWVPEHVLTPLAVDADRGWSLLPDGGPLFRHVLDTGDAGPANWPAAVGQYARMQRALTPYTDRMTALGVPSARTGHLPGIFDDLVESNPTLDPADRRSLRAHRPRLLDWCAELDAVGVPDSLDHCDLHDAQLLASGPGRFTFFDWGDAAVAHPFASLLVPARAVRDRYGPDTMIRVRDAYLEPWNDLGPTLPELRRAATLAVRLAAVGRAVSWFRLFPGTPATDCHEASAHWIRELFTAPDLL encoded by the coding sequence ATGGGAAGCGACACACCGACGACGACGGTCGACCGGGGGCGGTTCGCCCACGCGGTCACCCCCTGGGAGGAAGCCGCCTGGCGCGAGGCCGCCCTCGACTGGGCCGAGCGGCAGCTCGCCCGCCACGGCCTGCGCGCCACCGGCGTCCGAGAGGTACGGGTGCGCCCCTGGTCGGTCATCATCCGCTTCCCGACCGGCCCGGGCGAGCGCGACGCAGCCTGGTTCAAGGCCGGCGCGCCGAGCAACGCCTTCGAGGCGGGCCTCGGACACGCACTCGCGCGATGGGTTCCCGAGCACGTCCTGACCCCGCTGGCGGTCGACGCCGACCGCGGCTGGTCCCTGCTCCCCGACGGCGGACCGCTGTTCCGGCACGTCCTCGACACCGGCGACGCCGGACCGGCCAACTGGCCGGCGGCGGTCGGCCAGTACGCGCGCATGCAGCGCGCCCTCACCCCGTACACGGACCGCATGACGGCCCTCGGCGTCCCCAGTGCCCGCACCGGACACCTGCCGGGCATCTTCGACGACCTCGTCGAGAGCAACCCCACCCTGGACCCGGCCGACCGCCGCTCCCTGCGCGCGCACCGCCCCCGCCTGCTCGACTGGTGCGCGGAACTCGACGCCGTCGGCGTCCCCGACTCGCTCGACCACTGCGACCTGCACGACGCCCAGCTCCTCGCCTCGGGCCCCGGCCGCTTCACCTTCTTCGACTGGGGCGACGCCGCCGTCGCCCACCCCTTCGCGAGCCTCCTCGTCCCCGCCCGCGCCGTCCGCGACCGCTACGGCCCCGACACCATGATCCGCGTCCGCGACGCGTACCTGGAGCCCTGGAACGACCTGGGCCCCACCCTCCCGGAACTCCGCCGCGCCGCGACCCTCGCCGTCCGCCTGGCCGCCGTCGGCCGCGCGGTCTCCTGGTTCCGCCTCTTCCCCGGCACCCCGGCCACGGACTGCCACGAGGCGAGCGCCCACTGGATCCGGGAACTCTTCACCGCACCGGATCTTCTCTAG